The following are encoded in a window of Urocitellus parryii isolate mUroPar1 chromosome 7, mUroPar1.hap1, whole genome shotgun sequence genomic DNA:
- the Crh gene encoding corticoliberin, with protein MRLPLLLSAGVLLVALLPCPPCRALLNRGQVPGARQAAQSPQSLDFFQPPPQPEQPQQPQPRPVLLRMGEEYFLRLGNLNKSPAARLLPDSLSLAGDSGSRPLRDQAATNFFRVLLQQLQLPGRSLDSPAGPAERSWENALTRHQEALERERRSEEPPISLDLTFHLLREVLEMARAEQLAQQAHSNRKLMEIIGK; from the coding sequence ATGCGGCTGCCGCTGCTCTTGTCTGCGGGCGTCCTGCTGgtggccctcctgccctgcccaccaTGCAGGGCCCTCCTAAATCGTGGGCAGGTCCCAGGAGCCCGGCAAGCAGCGCAATCCCCCCAGTCCCTGGATTTCTTCCAGCCCCCGCCGCAGCCAGAGCAGCCCCAGCAGCCGCAGCCTCGGCCAGTTCTGCTCCGCATGGGAGAGGAATACTTCCTTCGCCTGGGAAACCTCAACAAGAGCCCGGCTGCTCGGCTCTTGCCCGACTCCTTGTCCCTTGCCGGTGACAGTGGCAGCCGCCCCTTGCGGGACCAGGCAGCCACCAACTTTTTCCGCGTGTTGCTGCAGCAGCTGCAGCTGCCTGGGCGCTCTCTTGACAGCCCCGCGGGTCCGGCGGAGCGCAGCTGGGAGAACGCCCTCACCCGCCACCAGGAGGCACTGGAGAGGGAGCGGCGGTCCGAGGAGCCTCCTATCTCCCTGGATCTCACCTTTCACCTTCTCCGGGAAGTCTTGGAAATGGCCAGGGCCGAGCAGTTAGCGCAGCAAGCTCACAGCAACAGGAAACTGATGGAGATTATTGGGAAATGA